In Pyrodictium occultum, the genomic window GGGCCAAAGCCCCGCATCCTTGGCCGCTAGACGACCCGGCTGCCCTCCCCGCGACCCCAAGATCTCATTGGCAGCGGGCCGGGTCTGGCCTTTTCTGGCTACCGCCTCCACGTGGGACGGGGGTGGGCCTAACGCTTAATACAGGCCAAAAGCTGGGATAGTAGAACGACCCCGTGAGGGCCGGAGAACCTTGATACACCACCGTGGCGGCCTGGGCCTCATACTACCCAGCCCCGAGCAGGTTGCCTCCCCGAGCCGCGCCCTCGGCCTCGTGGGGGAGCTAGCCCGCGCCGTCGCATACGCTCACGGCCTCGGCTGGGTCGCAGCCCCGATTGGCTGGTGGAGCCGCCGCCTCTGCCCCGTCCTCGCCGGGCTCGACTGCATGGGCCTAGAGGAGGAGGCGATACCAAGCGTCGCCGACGAGATAGTTGAGGTTGAGGCCGACTCGGCTAGGCCGAGGCACGCCCAGGCCCCGGGTAAGCTCGTGCTGCGCTACTACCTTGACACGCGCCGCGGCCGGGTCCTCTACCTCGGCAGGGCCCTCGCTGCCAAGGCCTAGCATCGGCGGCCGGTACCCCCACCCTACATTACCCCCTAGCCCCTCCTCTAGGGGGAGCCCCGGGCTGTGAGGGCGCCTGGGGGATATCCCCCTAGCCCGAAGGGCCATGGCCCCGCCGCGGGGCCGTGGAGATGGGGGGTGGCCCCCTCCCCGAGCCTCACCACAGCCCCCGGGGAGCGGGTTTATCATGAGCCGGCGCCCCCGGGGAGCCTGGTGCAGCTAGGCCTTGGCCGGGCTACGCCGCATCCCCCTCTACGATGTGCATAAGAGCCTAGGGGCTCAGTTCGGCGAGTTCGCCGGCTGGGAGGCACCGATAAACTATACCAGCGTGATCGAGGAGCATGTGGCTGTACGTACTAGCGTCGGCTTCTTCGACCTCAGCCATATGGGTAGGCTGCTTCTCTCCGGGCCCGATGCTATACGGGTGCTCGACAGACTGGTGCCCCGCGACATATCCTCAGAGGAGGGCATGATGGTTGGGCCCACGGCGTTCCTCAACGAGCGGGCAGGCTTCAGGGACGACGTTATGACGTACAACCTTGGCTCTGAAGGCTGGCTTATTGTGCCGAACGCGGCCAACATAGAGAAGATCTATGCCTGGCTTGAGGGGTGGATAGGCAGGCTCAACGCGCAGGCCAGGGTGGAGGACCATACCATGGACTGGGTGCTATTCGCCATACAGGGACCCAAGGCCGCCGAGCTAATGAGGATGCTCGGCGCCCCAAGCGAGGTGCTCGACCTCCGCATCCTCCGGTTCCGCCGCAACGTGGAGCTGGAGGCCGCGGGCGCCAGGGCGCTCATAGTGTCGAGGAGCGGCTGGACCGGGGAGGACGGCTTCGAGGTAATAGCCGAGGCGGGGGAGGGCGAGAAGATACTCCGCAAGGCGGCCGAGTTGCTCCCCAAGCTCGAGGGGCGGCTGTGCGGCCTCGGCGCTAGAGACAGCCTGAGGATGGAGATGGGCTTCGTCCTCTACGGCCACGAGATAGACGAGGATACGACGCCCGTGGAGGCCCGCTACTGGTGGGTATTCCAGCCCGGGCCCAAGAAGGAGTGCGTCGGCTGCCCGGCGCTCCGCGAGGCCCTCCGCCGCGGCGCCTCGAGGGTGAGGGTGGGGCTAAAGCTGGGCAAGAAGGCCCGCGTAGTGCCGCGCCAGGGGGACAAGGTGTACGTGGAGGATGTAGAGGTGGGCTACGTGACGAGCGGCGCCTACAGCCCGATGCTGCGGAGAAGCCTGGCCCAGGCGTACATAGAGCCGAGCCACGCCCTCATGGGGATGACAGTGGAGGTCGAGAGGAGGGGTAGAAGATACAAGGCCAAGATAGTCGACTTCCCGGTGGTGCAGCCCAGCTCCAGGCCCCCGGCCTAGCCTCCTTCTCTCAGGAGACTGGCGTCTCCCCGGGAGCTATATCCCGGTATCACGGGGATATCCGGCCCCAGGAGGGCTTGGAGCCGTCGCGGCGGCGCCGGGGTAGCACCCGGCTCTACACGGCCCCCTGGGGCTGAACTCCCAGGGATTCTCCCCAATACTCTGTTCGGGTGGGACGCGTGAGCCTCGTACTAGAGGAGCCCGCGGCACTAGAGAGCCTGGCCCACAGCTTCCCGGAAGCCGCTGGGGAGGGGGCCCGGGGCGGGCTAAGCATAATACGCTTCATGGCCGATGTGAGGACTGTGGCCGAGGCATTCGTGCTCGGCGGCGGGCTTGAGGGGGCCCGACTGCTCCGCATCCGGGAGGACTATAGGATGGGCGAGATCCCCAGAGCCCGGGTGCTGGTCGAGTTCGAGGGCCTGGTCTTCTACCTCTATGCCAAGCCCTACATCGATGTGGAGGATGTGGACGTGCTGGTGGACGAGGCGGGGGAGCTTGCCGAAAGGCTCGGCGCCGCCGAGGTGGTCCCCGTGGCAGCGGCCTACCAGTTCAGCTACGATGCCGAGCGCTACGCCCGGAGCATAGACGTGGAGACGGTCCGGCTGGGGCTCTAGCCCCGGCCCCTCCGCAGCCCCTCAAGCCTCTCGAGCACCAGGCGCCTGGCCACGGCCGGGTCGGCACGGCCCCGGGTCTTCCTCATAACCATGCCTACAAGGAAGTTGACTGCCTTAGGGTTCCGCAGCGCGTCCTCCACTGCCTTAGGGTTCTCACGGAGCACCTCCTCCACCACCGGCCGGAGCTTCTCCGGGTCAGCTATCCTCCGGAAGCCCAGCTCGTCCACGAGCTTCTCGGGGTCAGCCCCCCTCTTGGCTATGTGCTCGGCCATCTCCTTCGCCTGCCTTATGCTTATCACCCCTCTGTCGAGGAGCCTCATCACCTTCGCCAGGTGCTCCGGCTTCACCCTGCGGTACAGCCCCGCCAGGTCGTCGTCCTTAAGCCAGTTTAGCAGGTCGTTCACCAGGTAGTTTGCCATCCTGTCGTAGCTTCCGCTGTACAGCCTGGCAGCGTCCTCGAAGAAGTCGGCGAGCACCTTCCTGGAGACCAGGACCCTCGCCACCTGCGGGCGGAGCCCGTACTGCTTCTCCAGCCTCCGGGCCCTCGCGTCCGGGAGCTCCGGGAGCGTGGCGCGGAGCTTCTCCACCAGCTCCCCGGGTATTGCCACCGGC contains:
- the gcvT gene encoding glycine cleavage system aminomethyltransferase GcvT, which gives rise to MAGLRRIPLYDVHKSLGAQFGEFAGWEAPINYTSVIEEHVAVRTSVGFFDLSHMGRLLLSGPDAIRVLDRLVPRDISSEEGMMVGPTAFLNERAGFRDDVMTYNLGSEGWLIVPNAANIEKIYAWLEGWIGRLNAQARVEDHTMDWVLFAIQGPKAAELMRMLGAPSEVLDLRILRFRRNVELEAAGARALIVSRSGWTGEDGFEVIAEAGEGEKILRKAAELLPKLEGRLCGLGARDSLRMEMGFVLYGHEIDEDTTPVEARYWWVFQPGPKKECVGCPALREALRRGASRVRVGLKLGKKARVVPRQGDKVYVEDVEVGYVTSGAYSPMLRRSLAQAYIEPSHALMGMTVEVERRGRRYKAKIVDFPVVQPSSRPPA